The following proteins are co-located in the Maridesulfovibrio sp. genome:
- a CDS encoding MJ1477/TM1410 family putative glycoside hydrolase codes for MKLHTIVILTFLSIIAACASTTPAPPSSSAAKQSQQETRMTTPHIKINSWAYQLQGPKIATLAESPYDLLVIDYSKDGSDKNRFSAKEISVLHKFNKTVLCYFSIGEAEDYRFYWQKEWKDNPPRFLGEENPDWAGNFKVKYWREDWWEKGLRPYLDRIIEAGFDGVYLDIVDAYWFWHEQGIDVRNTADDMVKLIKRIGDYTRTKAGKNFIICPQNGMGVFKDCSPEYKDVYFKTVDMVGLESLLFNYYSEGDKNYRLQLARELAGAGKTILDVEYIDKSQYADYLKQVKGLDFKLIPYGSTPDAALDGITDFWKFRK; via the coding sequence ATGAAATTACATACTATAGTAATCCTGACCTTTTTATCCATCATTGCCGCCTGTGCATCCACAACCCCAGCCCCCCCCTCAAGCAGCGCAGCCAAACAATCGCAACAGGAAACACGAATGACTACACCGCATATAAAAATCAACAGTTGGGCATACCAACTGCAAGGTCCTAAAATAGCAACACTGGCAGAATCTCCGTATGATTTGCTGGTAATTGACTATTCAAAAGACGGCTCTGATAAAAACAGATTTTCAGCCAAAGAAATATCCGTGCTCCACAAATTCAATAAAACCGTACTCTGCTACTTTTCCATCGGGGAAGCAGAAGATTATCGGTTTTACTGGCAGAAAGAATGGAAAGATAATCCACCGCGTTTTCTCGGAGAAGAAAACCCTGATTGGGCAGGTAACTTCAAAGTAAAATACTGGCGTGAGGACTGGTGGGAGAAGGGATTACGTCCTTATTTGGACCGTATTATCGAGGCCGGATTTGACGGTGTTTATCTGGATATAGTCGATGCGTACTGGTTCTGGCACGAGCAAGGCATTGACGTACGGAACACCGCAGACGATATGGTCAAGCTGATCAAAAGAATCGGAGACTACACCAGAACGAAAGCCGGAAAGAATTTCATCATCTGCCCTCAGAACGGCATGGGAGTATTCAAAGACTGCTCCCCGGAATACAAGGACGTATACTTCAAAACCGTAGATATGGTCGGGCTTGAGAGTCTGCTTTTCAACTACTATAGCGAAGGCGATAAAAACTACCGCCTGCAATTGGCAAGAGAACTTGCCGGGGCAGGCAAAACAATTCTTGATGTAGAATACATTGATAAGTCGCAATACGCTGATTACCTGAAACAGGTAAAGGGACTCGATTTCAAGCTGATCCCTTACGGATCAACGCCAGATGCTGCATTGGACGGGATTACTGATTTTTGGAAGTTTAGAAAGTAA
- a CDS encoding GNA1162 family protein: protein MKKSFFTTLIFILFLAGCSGTYMKDYVQPNGVASEARHAAVLPLVNLTNTPNAGRMVGDLLTTELYASTKFDLMETTEMLKRIKGDEDDLEFVMEDVVAQKLGSKLGVDTVIYGSVTEYQYKRGVNQSPTVGINLRMVDVSSGNVLWASSSSKSGGCFFGCTESLNSVAQETLADMVAAMSSVSAQ, encoded by the coding sequence GTGAAAAAAAGCTTTTTCACTACTTTGATTTTTATTCTCTTTCTCGCCGGATGTTCCGGTACCTACATGAAAGATTATGTCCAGCCCAACGGGGTTGCCAGTGAAGCCCGTCATGCTGCGGTGCTGCCGCTGGTGAACCTGACCAATACTCCCAATGCAGGACGTATGGTCGGTGACCTGTTGACCACCGAACTCTATGCTTCCACTAAGTTTGATCTCATGGAAACCACCGAAATGCTCAAGCGCATCAAAGGTGATGAAGACGATCTTGAGTTTGTCATGGAAGATGTTGTGGCTCAGAAATTAGGCAGCAAGCTTGGAGTGGACACCGTTATCTATGGTTCTGTGACCGAGTACCAGTACAAGCGCGGGGTTAACCAAAGTCCTACTGTGGGGATCAACCTGCGTATGGTTGATGTCTCTTCCGGTAATGTTCTGTGGGCTTCATCTTCTTCCAAAAGTGGGGGGTGCTTTTTCGGATGTACGGAATCCCTGAACAGCGTAGCGCAGGAAACTCTTGCAGATATGGTGGCAGCAATGTCTTCCGTTTCTGCGCAATAA
- a CDS encoding endo alpha-1,4 polygalactosaminidase: MYGIPEQRSAGNSCRYGGSNVFRFCAIIALLVVTFSLFGRTFAFGGSNAVESWACYYGSEDRTDDLSGFDLLVSAPGGQDPAPLRAKGVKVLVYVSLGEVAANGPYFEEAKHLDLLVRYNENWDSWVVDVRRPEWAELLFSRIIPDALSAGYDGLFFDTLDSPIDMQRRDPDTYKGTERACVDLVRGIKIKFPKLLLCQNRGFEIVRRTAPYLNYLLIEGLSSSMDLSTSVRRDVSDEERNFLISKAKAALKVNSKLVVLTLDYVPAGEKQEILKAYDFSRKMGFIPYVSTPALNEVFIHASGE; this comes from the coding sequence ATGTACGGAATCCCTGAACAGCGTAGCGCAGGAAACTCTTGCAGATATGGTGGCAGCAATGTCTTCCGTTTCTGCGCAATAATCGCGCTGCTTGTGGTTACCTTTTCCCTCTTCGGCAGGACTTTTGCTTTTGGCGGAAGTAATGCTGTTGAATCGTGGGCCTGCTATTATGGAAGTGAGGACCGGACGGATGATCTGTCCGGTTTCGATCTGCTGGTCTCTGCTCCCGGAGGGCAGGACCCTGCTCCTTTGCGCGCAAAAGGTGTAAAAGTGCTGGTTTATGTCAGCCTTGGAGAGGTTGCCGCGAACGGACCTTATTTCGAGGAGGCCAAGCACCTTGATCTGCTTGTGAGATATAATGAAAACTGGGACTCATGGGTGGTGGATGTGCGCCGCCCTGAGTGGGCCGAGTTGCTTTTCTCCCGTATTATCCCCGATGCCCTTTCGGCCGGATATGACGGGCTTTTTTTTGATACGCTCGATTCTCCCATTGATATGCAACGCAGGGATCCGGATACCTACAAGGGTACAGAGCGGGCTTGCGTTGATTTGGTCCGTGGAATCAAGATTAAGTTCCCCAAGCTGCTGCTTTGTCAGAACAGGGGATTTGAAATTGTGAGACGCACGGCTCCGTATCTTAACTACCTGTTGATAGAGGGATTGAGCAGCTCTATGGACTTGTCTACTTCCGTCCGTAGAGATGTTTCGGATGAGGAACGTAATTTTCTTATTTCCAAGGCAAAGGCCGCTTTGAAGGTCAATTCCAAGCTGGTGGTCCTGACTCTTGATTATGTCCCTGCAGGAGAAAAGCAGGAAATTTTGAAAGCTTACGATTTTTCCCGAAAGATGGGCTTTATCCCTTATGTCAGTACTCCTGCATTAAACGAGGTGTTTATTCATGCATCTGGTGAATAG
- a CDS encoding DUF2194 domain-containing protein, translating into MHLVNRLVVAFLIVILALPCAYAEPVKRKVLVLYNGAEDRTAVDNNFIEGFAAPLNYLGFLYEVRDVSQRPLPSDKDMEEYRAVFTSFSADMMNNPNEFLNWLIWQQKQGKKVIIAGNLGAFSDFNNVLAEPLLIKKVFSNLGFSYQGNATNDDYRLEYKSVDQQNMNFERKLPLFPEKYIQIVPTTEDVSSWVSVALKGKSSTAAAAVGLGPRGGFALDGYMRWQDPVNFQKQWYLNPFEFLRVSLDLKGMPALTPTTLNGKRVAFAHIDGDGFVGYTEVDQNKVCGEIIMERIFERYDFPNSASVIAGEINPDVKGSLDNIEMAKTLFELENVETSSHSYTHPFAWNAKLRESKEYAEDFVVGQYEVAGYKFDAHYEIVGSCDYISENLAPVEKPCRVLFWSGMCEPTEEQVAIADKAGILNLNGGDTVFDARRNSYFGVSPLYRALGKRNQIYTGQANENILTNLWSGPYFGFRNIVDTMKRTGSPRRIMPIDIYYHFYSGEKFASLKALEDVYEWALSQDTARVYASSYIRMVNGCLAAKVEKISPDKFVFTNYADCLSVRLDGMEKVPDLKKSTNVLGYDIQPEGVFVHLNPGSVRADLALTTDKKVNGSVPYLRNGSGWVRNFERTAKSVRFDFECFSKGKFELAGLIPNRKYKLIRKDGSPQELMTDGEGILSVKDVASGPMEIDLI; encoded by the coding sequence ATGCATCTGGTGAATAGGCTTGTTGTCGCATTTCTGATTGTCATCCTTGCTTTGCCCTGTGCTTATGCTGAGCCGGTCAAGCGTAAGGTTCTAGTGCTCTATAACGGAGCGGAAGACCGAACTGCAGTGGATAACAATTTCATTGAAGGCTTTGCCGCACCACTCAATTACCTCGGGTTTTTGTACGAGGTGCGCGATGTGTCGCAGCGTCCTTTGCCTTCAGACAAAGACATGGAGGAATATCGGGCGGTCTTCACCTCATTTTCTGCAGACATGATGAATAATCCTAACGAGTTTCTCAATTGGCTGATCTGGCAGCAGAAGCAGGGTAAGAAGGTCATCATTGCCGGAAATCTGGGGGCTTTTAGTGATTTTAATAATGTTTTGGCAGAGCCTTTGCTGATCAAGAAGGTGTTTTCCAACCTCGGATTTTCATATCAGGGTAATGCCACTAATGATGATTATCGCTTGGAATATAAATCTGTTGATCAGCAGAATATGAATTTTGAGCGGAAGCTCCCATTATTTCCGGAAAAGTATATTCAGATTGTTCCCACAACTGAGGATGTCAGTTCGTGGGTTAGCGTTGCGCTGAAGGGGAAATCGAGTACCGCTGCAGCGGCTGTAGGATTGGGACCGCGTGGCGGATTTGCTCTTGACGGCTATATGCGCTGGCAGGATCCGGTCAATTTTCAGAAACAGTGGTATTTGAATCCATTTGAATTCTTAAGGGTTTCTTTGGATTTGAAAGGTATGCCGGCACTTACCCCAACGACCTTGAATGGTAAGCGGGTTGCCTTTGCCCATATCGATGGAGACGGTTTTGTCGGTTACACCGAGGTCGATCAGAATAAGGTGTGCGGGGAAATTATCATGGAGCGCATTTTTGAGCGCTACGATTTTCCCAATTCTGCCTCGGTAATTGCCGGGGAGATCAATCCGGATGTTAAAGGGAGTCTGGACAATATAGAGATGGCTAAGACCCTTTTCGAACTGGAAAATGTTGAGACTTCCTCTCATTCTTATACCCATCCCTTTGCTTGGAATGCCAAGTTACGGGAATCCAAGGAATACGCTGAAGATTTTGTTGTCGGGCAGTATGAGGTGGCCGGATATAAATTCGATGCCCACTACGAAATTGTGGGGTCATGCGATTATATCTCCGAGAATCTTGCTCCGGTGGAAAAGCCCTGCCGGGTGCTGTTCTGGTCCGGTATGTGTGAGCCAACTGAAGAGCAGGTCGCCATTGCCGATAAGGCTGGAATTCTGAATCTGAACGGCGGGGATACTGTTTTCGATGCGCGTCGCAATTCGTATTTCGGGGTTTCGCCTCTTTATCGTGCCTTGGGCAAGCGTAACCAGATTTATACCGGGCAGGCTAATGAGAATATTCTGACCAACCTTTGGTCCGGGCCGTATTTCGGGTTTCGCAATATCGTGGATACCATGAAGCGGACCGGTTCTCCGCGTCGGATAATGCCCATTGACATCTATTACCATTTTTACAGCGGCGAGAAATTCGCTTCCCTCAAGGCCCTTGAAGATGTCTACGAATGGGCGCTCAGTCAGGATACAGCCAGAGTATATGCTTCCTCTTACATCAGAATGGTTAATGGTTGTCTTGCTGCAAAAGTGGAGAAGATTTCACCGGATAAGTTTGTCTTCACCAATTACGCCGACTGCCTTTCGGTCCGTCTGGACGGTATGGAAAAGGTTCCCGATCTTAAAAAATCCACAAATGTACTTGGCTACGATATCCAGCCTGAAGGTGTTTTTGTGCACCTAAATCCGGGCTCAGTTCGGGCTGATTTGGCTCTGACTACAGATAAAAAGGTTAACGGCAGCGTGCCGTATCTTAGAAACGGTTCCGGCTGGGTACGTAATTTCGAGCGTACAGCAAAGAGTGTGCGCTTTGATTTTGAATGTTTCAGCAAAGGTAAATTTGAGCTGGCAGGTCTTATTCCGAACAGAAAATACAAACTTATCCGCAAGGACGGATCGCCGCAGGAACTTATGACTGACGGTGAGGGCATTTTATCGGTCAAAGATGTTGCTTCCGGACCTATGGAGATTGATCTGATTTGA
- a CDS encoding tetratricopeptide repeat protein, with the protein MNIKLWRVLLFVLIIIGTTVLIYPFPRDMVPLYLRSGEISKAADLLNELLEEDPHDLRLLRLGVDVFLERGMPDKAIASLEEILKQKPRRISELRKLVQVFEWNVMPREALHTWKKISKIEPEKMEPLEKMVMYYRYFNMFPQEVDAIIKLNELQGERPFSGNFMLVLNDEIERLGKEHTTTPDDPYLNFLLQRLFIVGEQFKAETEFRAESGEKVDFLRYVIYVLEYFVAVDRVEEGYEYAARMDKQAGLDIESRVQLVKVLGWSGDYDRALDVAQRLLEISPENVELLTETAWMARNAARNDLAQLVLERLVKIEPDNTSHQQALGDVYMQTGNHRKAVNLFRRLAERVGSWLAYAHDMLRAALFSEDRALMAEVVEDTKDINISEPDYLRTRGALLLTLERPREAYDVLRKVVDSPGATLADYQSLIDAAATTADNKLLADTVGLALKVFPNDIKIMRTAGSAYRNINEPYKAYRIYRELLKREQEQQDILDMLLAASDTQDLKLARQAAKYAEKIAPKDVKVIAQAGEIMLWLNSPKDGYPYYKKAAVMTGGNREYVMNLIQIASYTGDKAIFRDAAETAISLRPEDEQVALLAAAVWAAAGDSKKAELLISQFAGQSSKNLDILYKWAEFADQAGLSEEAYRIYDELYSRDYKRKEIRENLARLAEWTARPAVAAKLYSEISDEAPDNFDFAKRAGKSWADAGEYLKAADYYERAVGIKPRDYELKLDLARVYGFAEKFADQIRVFRELQAAGKLPETERIELARAYLDEREPDAALRILEPYARLKKLPRFEGFLLASALQMAGRGSEASDVYKRLKKEYIKDEVFLSRLGAEALFNNFQTDAYDLFQAALKVNPENHTALKGLGIILGEREQYKQATAKLRKYLRLVPNDAEGRYQLGEIYRLMGRENDAVREFKRAERILRREGRVKVSGRNLNIINR; encoded by the coding sequence TTGAACATAAAGCTCTGGCGGGTACTGCTTTTCGTACTCATCATAATCGGGACGACCGTACTTATATATCCCTTTCCGAGGGATATGGTCCCGTTGTACCTGCGGAGTGGGGAAATTTCCAAGGCGGCTGATTTACTAAACGAGCTTCTTGAGGAAGATCCTCATGATTTGAGATTGCTGAGGCTTGGTGTGGATGTCTTCCTTGAACGGGGTATGCCGGACAAAGCTATAGCCAGCCTTGAAGAGATTTTAAAACAGAAACCGCGTCGAATTTCTGAATTGCGCAAGCTTGTGCAGGTTTTTGAATGGAATGTAATGCCCCGCGAAGCTCTCCATACCTGGAAAAAGATTTCGAAGATTGAGCCGGAAAAGATGGAACCGCTTGAAAAGATGGTGATGTATTATCGCTATTTCAATATGTTCCCGCAGGAAGTTGATGCAATCATCAAGCTTAATGAATTGCAGGGAGAGAGACCTTTCAGCGGTAATTTTATGCTTGTGCTTAATGATGAAATTGAGCGTCTGGGAAAAGAGCATACCACGACCCCCGATGACCCCTATCTTAATTTCCTGCTTCAGCGGTTGTTCATTGTAGGTGAGCAGTTCAAGGCAGAAACTGAGTTCCGGGCCGAGTCCGGTGAGAAAGTCGATTTTTTGCGGTACGTAATTTATGTGCTGGAGTATTTCGTAGCAGTGGACCGCGTGGAAGAGGGCTATGAATATGCTGCCCGTATGGATAAACAGGCCGGACTTGATATTGAGAGCAGGGTGCAATTGGTTAAGGTTCTGGGCTGGTCCGGTGATTATGACCGGGCATTGGATGTGGCGCAAAGGCTGCTCGAGATCAGTCCTGAAAATGTAGAGCTGCTTACCGAAACCGCATGGATGGCCCGTAATGCTGCGAGGAATGATCTGGCGCAATTGGTGCTGGAAAGATTAGTCAAGATAGAGCCGGATAATACTTCTCATCAGCAGGCGCTCGGCGATGTTTATATGCAGACCGGTAATCACCGCAAAGCTGTAAATCTCTTCCGCAGGCTGGCGGAGCGGGTCGGTAGTTGGCTTGCGTATGCCCATGACATGCTGCGGGCGGCATTGTTCAGTGAAGACCGTGCTCTTATGGCTGAAGTTGTTGAAGATACAAAAGATATAAATATTTCAGAGCCTGATTATCTGCGAACCCGAGGGGCATTGCTGCTGACCCTTGAACGTCCGCGTGAAGCCTATGATGTTTTGCGTAAGGTTGTTGATAGCCCTGGAGCTACTCTGGCTGATTACCAGAGTCTTATAGATGCTGCTGCAACCACCGCAGACAATAAACTTTTGGCCGATACTGTGGGCTTGGCTCTTAAGGTTTTTCCGAATGACATCAAGATAATGCGTACAGCCGGTTCAGCTTACCGCAATATTAACGAACCATATAAGGCTTACCGTATTTATCGCGAATTGCTGAAAAGAGAGCAGGAACAGCAGGATATTCTTGATATGCTGCTGGCCGCTTCTGATACTCAGGATTTGAAGCTGGCAAGGCAGGCTGCCAAGTATGCTGAAAAGATTGCGCCCAAGGATGTAAAGGTAATCGCGCAGGCCGGGGAAATAATGCTTTGGCTGAATTCTCCAAAAGACGGTTATCCCTATTACAAAAAGGCTGCTGTCATGACCGGTGGCAATCGTGAATATGTCATGAACCTTATCCAGATTGCATCTTACACCGGAGATAAGGCTATTTTTCGCGATGCGGCTGAAACCGCCATCAGCCTGCGCCCGGAGGATGAACAGGTTGCCTTGCTTGCTGCTGCGGTATGGGCCGCTGCCGGTGATAGCAAAAAAGCGGAATTGCTCATTTCGCAATTTGCAGGTCAGAGTTCGAAGAATCTCGATATTTTGTACAAGTGGGCGGAATTCGCGGATCAGGCCGGTCTGAGTGAAGAGGCTTATCGAATCTATGATGAGTTGTATTCGCGTGATTACAAGCGTAAGGAAATCAGGGAAAACCTTGCCAGACTGGCTGAATGGACCGCTCGTCCAGCTGTTGCAGCCAAACTTTATTCTGAAATCTCCGATGAAGCTCCGGATAATTTTGATTTCGCCAAACGTGCAGGAAAGTCTTGGGCTGATGCCGGGGAATATCTCAAAGCCGCTGATTACTATGAGCGGGCTGTTGGTATCAAACCTCGTGATTATGAGCTGAAATTGGATCTTGCAAGGGTGTACGGTTTTGCTGAAAAATTTGCGGATCAGATAAGGGTCTTCAGGGAATTGCAAGCCGCAGGAAAACTCCCTGAAACCGAACGCATTGAGCTGGCTCGGGCCTATCTTGATGAGCGTGAACCAGATGCCGCTTTGCGGATTCTGGAGCCTTATGCCCGTTTGAAAAAGTTGCCCCGCTTTGAAGGATTTTTGTTGGCTTCGGCATTGCAGATGGCCGGGCGCGGTAGTGAGGCCTCAGATGTTTATAAAAGGTTGAAAAAAGAGTATATTAAGGACGAAGTCTTCTTGTCCCGACTGGGTGCGGAAGCCTTATTCAATAATTTTCAGACCGATGCTTATGACTTGTTTCAGGCTGCTCTCAAGGTGAACCCGGAAAATCATACCGCGCTCAAGGGGCTTGGTATTATACTTGGGGAACGAGAACAATATAAACAGGCTACAGCTAAGTTGCGGAAATATTTAAGACTGGTTCCCAATGACGCCGAAGGGCGTTATCAATTGGGTGAAATATATCGACTTATGGGCCGCGAGAATGATGCTGTACGCGAGTTTAAGCGCGCTGAGCGCATTCTTCGCCGTGAAGGTCGTGTTAAAGTTTCCGGCAGGAATCTAAATATAATTAATAGGTAG